The genomic DNA ACCGCAAGCCATTCCCATTCCGACGACGGCTCAGGGCGCACGAAGCTGACCGCCTCGTGCCGGAACGCATTGAACATCGCCTGCTCGTTCTCCAGTATCGGCCGCACATGCATCCTGGTGGCGATCCGCGGCACAAGCTCCCAGTCCCGGGACTGCCCGCGAAAAATGGCGAACTCCTGGCACAGGTTCAGTTCCAGCAGCTCGACATAATCGCGGAGCGAGTCGATACCGAAAACCGGGTACATCGTTTCGCTCTCAACCTTAAGGACTGACATTATTTCTCCCAGCCTCGCCTCATTCTTCGCAGGCATCTTTCTGCCGCTCCTCCTACTGCTTTGCCCTCTGGTACTGCTCAGGCCACGGGATGTCCACGCCGAGACTGCGGGCGGCATGAAAGGGCCAGTACGGATCGCGGAGCATCTGCCTTCCTAGAAATACGGCATCCGCAAGACCGGTGGCAACGATATGCTCTGCCTGCGCCGGATCAGTGATGAATCCGACGGCCGCAGTGGCGATTTCCACATCACGCCGAATGGCGGCCGCAAAGGGGACCTGAAATCCCGGACCGGCAGGGATCGTTTCATCGGGCACCACACCACCGGAAGAACAGTCGATCAAATCGACCCCCACTTGACGCAGGCACCGGGCCAGTTCGACCGACTGGGAGAGATCCCACCCACCCGGCATCCAGTCCACCGCCGAAATACGGACGAAAAGTGGAAGATCGGGCGGCCACTCTTCCCGCACGGCGCGGGCGATCCGGAGGGGATACCGCATCCGGTTCTCCAGGCTACCTCCATACCCGTCGGTCCGCCGATTTGAAAGGGGGGAGAGAAACTCGTGGAGCAGGTACCCGTGAGCCATGTGAACCTCAACGGTCTGGAACCCGGCTTTCAATGCCCTGCGGGCGGCTGCGCGGAACTCCTCCTCGACGACATCGAGATCCTCTTCCGTCAGCGGGTGGGGAGGCGGATGTCCGGGTGCGAACGGCTCGACGGTGGGAGCTACCGGTGTCCACCCCCGCTCGCCGGCACCCAGAGGGCGGCTACCGTTCCAGGGGGCGTCTGTCGAGGCCTTGCGTCCGGCATGGGCAAGCTGTATACCGGCAACGGCCCCCTGGCTCCGGAGAAAACCAGCAATGGGGGAGAAAGCCTCAACATGCTCCTCCAGCCAGATGCCGCTGTCATCCGGGCTTATGCGCCCCTCCTCGCTGACGGCTGTGGCCTCCACCATAACCAGACCGGCGCCTCCCGCCGCACGACTACCCAGGTGGACCAGGTGCCAGTCGGTGGGAAATCCCTCGCGGCTCGAATACTGGCACATGGGAGAGACGAAGATGCGGTTGCGGCAGGTAATGCTCCGCAGCGTGATCGGAGAGAAAAGGACGCTCATAACGGTTGATCCCCGTGACTAGGGGGGCGTCTCCGCCCAGATCCGCCTCAGCTTCTCGGCGCTGTACTGGACGAAGAAACGATCGGGAGTGAAGACCTCCAGGGTGATCGGGCCGTCGTAACCCGCTCTTTTGAGGGCCGCCACGCACGCCGGCAGGTCGATTGTGCCGGCACCCAGCGGCAGATGCATGTCGTGGCTCCCCCCCCGGTTATCGTGGAGGTGCACGTGGCGAAGGCGGGAACCATACACCGCCAGGAGCTCCTCGGCCGTGTTCTCCTCAACAAGAAGATTCGTATGCCCGAGGTCGAGGTGCAGACCGAGCTCGGGATGGTTGTCGAGGAGTTCTCCAAGCTGTTCGACGTTATTGTATTCCCCAGGGAGATTCTCCACCATGAGGGAGACACCGGTACGCTCCGCCACCTCCTGCAGTTCCATCAGGCTTCTGAGGTTCTGTCTCACGAGAAATTCGCGGTCATGCATCGGCGCCCTGGTGTCAGGGTGAATGTTCATCGAGTCGGCTCCGAGTTCTGCAAAACATTCGAGGCATCGCGACAGCTCGGTTACGGCAGCCTTCCTGATCTCCTCGAACGGGTGACCAAGGGGCAGGTAATAGGCGGTATGACCCACTATGCCGAGCCGGTGGCGGTCGAGTGCCCGGCGAACCGCCTGCCGGTCGATCTGCCAGTAGCCGGCCGCAGGGGGCTCAAGGGTCAGGTCGATGAAATCGAGTCCCATTTCGGCCATCCACTCGATTTCCCCCACCACATCCTGCTGGGGATGATTCATCGATCCTACCTGCACCTCATCCTCCGTTGCCCGGGAACCAATCGTGCCCCTTGAAGAGGGCGGTCCGCTCCCGGTTCACAAGAAGTTCCTGCGCCTCGGCCCCCGCACATATCCCCATCCGCTTCCAAACCGAAGCGGGAATCCTGGCTCCAACGGCCGGGCAGAGCCAGCGGAAGAGAGTTGTCACTGCAGCAAGAACGGGCGAATCGTGCTGCAGGCGATCGAGCAGATGATCCCAGTCCATTGTGGGCCCCTGAGCGTAGAGCAGCCCGAGGATGTCAGGCCAATCGCAACGATCTCTCCGCATGATGTAGAGCTTTGACCAGAGCAGTTCTTCAGGAGGGATAAGGCGAAACGGCACACCTCTGATTTTCACCTCCCACCCGCGTCCGGTCCACGTCTCATCCACGGCGGTACGGTTGTTTAGCATCCGCCAGAGAAGGTCTATGATGTATCCCTCCCGGGCTCCGCGATAGCTCCAGGTAGGGTCGTAGGGGACGGCCTTGTACTCCTCGAAACCCTCCTCAGCCATGATTGCTTTCATCATCACTTCGTCACGGGGCAGGATAAAGAAATCCATGTCCTTCGTATTACGCAGGTTTCCGGAATAGGCGGAGAAGGCAAGCCCCCCTCCCATGGCGAACCCGAGCCCCTGTCGCCGCGCCTTGGTGATCACTCCGGAGCAGACAGCCCACTGCTCATCCGTTATAAGCTCGTTAAGTATCGCTTCCCCCTGCACGCGATCTATCAGCGGCTCTTTTTCCATTTCGGTCTCCGGACACAAAGAAGCCGCTGGACCGACACGGCAATCAGCGGCTTGCGATAGGTTTGAGCCTGTTTCTTCGGCAACCCGGCCATCCCGTCACTGACGGGCCCTGGGCTTTGTGCCCTTAGAAAGCGACTCTCCATAGGAAAACCCCTTTCTAAA from Geobacter sp. DSM 9736 includes the following:
- a CDS encoding sugar phosphate isomerase/epimerase, which codes for MQVGSMNHPQQDVVGEIEWMAEMGLDFIDLTLEPPAAGYWQIDRQAVRRALDRHRLGIVGHTAYYLPLGHPFEEIRKAAVTELSRCLECFAELGADSMNIHPDTRAPMHDREFLVRQNLRSLMELQEVAERTGVSLMVENLPGEYNNVEQLGELLDNHPELGLHLDLGHTNLLVEENTAEELLAVYGSRLRHVHLHDNRGGSHDMHLPLGAGTIDLPACVAALKRAGYDGPITLEVFTPDRFFVQYSAEKLRRIWAETPP
- a CDS encoding NADH:flavin oxidoreductase/NADH oxidase, with the translated sequence MSVLFSPITLRSITCRNRIFVSPMCQYSSREGFPTDWHLVHLGSRAAGGAGLVMVEATAVSEEGRISPDDSGIWLEEHVEAFSPIAGFLRSQGAVAGIQLAHAGRKASTDAPWNGSRPLGAGERGWTPVAPTVEPFAPGHPPPHPLTEEDLDVVEEEFRAAARRALKAGFQTVEVHMAHGYLLHEFLSPLSNRRTDGYGGSLENRMRYPLRIARAVREEWPPDLPLFVRISAVDWMPGGWDLSQSVELARCLRQVGVDLIDCSSGGVVPDETIPAGPGFQVPFAAAIRRDVEIATAAVGFITDPAQAEHIVATGLADAVFLGRQMLRDPYWPFHAARSLGVDIPWPEQYQRAKQ
- a CDS encoding nucleotidyltransferase, whose translation is MEKEPLIDRVQGEAILNELITDEQWAVCSGVITKARRQGLGFAMGGGLAFSAYSGNLRNTKDMDFFILPRDEVMMKAIMAEEGFEEYKAVPYDPTWSYRGAREGYIIDLLWRMLNNRTAVDETWTGRGWEVKIRGVPFRLIPPEELLWSKLYIMRRDRCDWPDILGLLYAQGPTMDWDHLLDRLQHDSPVLAAVTTLFRWLCPAVGARIPASVWKRMGICAGAEAQELLVNRERTALFKGHDWFPGNGG